One Phoenix dactylifera cultivar Barhee BC4 unplaced genomic scaffold, palm_55x_up_171113_PBpolish2nd_filt_p 000587F, whole genome shotgun sequence DNA window includes the following coding sequences:
- the LOC120106640 gene encoding probable long-chain-alcohol O-fatty-acyltransferase 5, whose amino-acid sequence MHPYLLLAIYCCHIYLILDLGLASIAKIATGLLGLELEPQFNNPLGASSLQDFWGRRWNLMVSSILRPSVYDPVQARWGLDAGILATFFVSGLMHELMFYYLTLALPTGEVTAFFVLHGLLMVAERKARKAGWWRPHPVVATPLALGLIVGTGYWLFFPPLLRGGADAVGLAKFSAVMEVFQTPSLPPSISKFGISDYSSLWQRRCLILLSLKPPSH is encoded by the coding sequence ATGCATCCGTACCTCCTCCTCGCCATCTACTGCTGCCACATCTACCTGATCCTAGATCTCGGTCTCGCCTCCATTGCCAAGATCGCCACCGGTCTCCTTGGCCTCGAGCTGGAGCCCCAGTTCAACAACCCCTTAGGCGCCTCCTCCCTTCAGGACTTTTGGGGCCGCCGCTGGAACCTCATGGTCTCTTCCATCCTCCGCCCCTCCGTCTACGACCCCGTCCAAGCCCGCTGGGGGCTCGACGCCGGCATCCTCGCCACCTTCTTCGTCTCCGGCCTCATGCACGAGCTCATGTTCTACTACCTCACCTTGGCACTTCCCACCGGGGAGGTTACCGCGTTCTTCGTCCTCCACGGGCTGCTCATGGTGGCGGAGAGGAAGGCCCGGAAGGCCGGCTGGTGGCGGCCGCACCCCGTCGTGGCGACGCCGCTTGCACTCGGGTTGATCGTCGGCACCGGGTACTGGCTTTTCTTCCCGCCCCTCCTGAGAGGTGGGGCCGACGCGGTGGGGCTGGCGAAGTTTTCTGCTGTGATGGAAGTTTTCCAAACCCCCTCACTGCCTCCTAGTATCTCCAAGTTTGGGATCTCCGACTATTCGAGCCTATGGCAGAGAAGGTGCTTGATCTTACTCTCTCTTAAACCTCCTTCTCATTAG